A window of Prolixibacter sp. SD074 contains these coding sequences:
- a CDS encoding sugar isomerase domain-containing protein produces MIAKEWLNNAHGVMNKIEETQMENIRKAAMIMADSIEKERWVHTFGCGHATLPIQDIYPRIGGFVGFHPMLELPLTFFTNITNGMSVQNFVFLERVEGYGTEIMKGYQFHPDDCFWMFSHTGINAVNIDIALKVKEMGNKLIVFGSAEEAKGKKPRHSSGKTLFELADVVVDSCVPVQDASVSLKNHVDKVGPVSTMAFVTATWMTVLTVAEILADRGVKLYIHPSHNVPGDTTAHERLQSCLTEYKKRIKGV; encoded by the coding sequence ATGATAGCTAAAGAATGGTTGAATAACGCGCACGGCGTTATGAACAAAATTGAGGAAACTCAAATGGAAAATATCAGGAAAGCGGCGATGATCATGGCTGACTCCATTGAAAAAGAACGGTGGGTCCACACTTTCGGTTGCGGTCATGCTACCCTGCCAATCCAGGATATTTATCCGCGAATCGGTGGATTTGTAGGCTTTCATCCGATGCTGGAATTACCACTGACCTTTTTCACAAACATTACCAACGGGATGAGCGTGCAGAATTTTGTGTTTTTGGAACGGGTTGAGGGGTATGGAACGGAGATTATGAAAGGATATCAATTCCATCCGGATGACTGTTTCTGGATGTTTTCACATACAGGTATTAATGCCGTGAATATTGATATCGCCCTTAAAGTAAAGGAGATGGGTAATAAGCTGATTGTTTTTGGATCGGCTGAAGAGGCCAAAGGGAAAAAACCAAGACATTCCAGTGGCAAGACTCTTTTTGAACTTGCTGATGTGGTCGTTGATTCATGTGTCCCTGTGCAAGATGCCTCTGTTTCGCTGAAGAATCACGTTGACAAGGTCGGTCCGGTGTCGACAATGGCATTCGTTACAGCCACCTGGATGACTGTCCTGACGGTAGCGGAGATTCTGGCAGACAGGGGAGTGAAGCTGTATATCCATCCATCACATAATGTCCCTGGAGACACTACCGCTCACGAACGTCTTCAGTCATGCCTGACTGAATACAAGAAAAGAATTAAAGGAGTTTAG
- a CDS encoding TonB-dependent receptor domain-containing protein: MLDIDFGWIRFDGSSRFGINNKWGLFPSASLAWRISEESFMKSSSEWLSYLKLRVGYGITGNQDGIGEYKSLSLIGAGGAPYYDAETGSWKQSYGIIQNANPNLKWESTSQLNVGVDFSLFDRINGSFEVYRKKTSDLLYTYEVPQPPYLYGTILANVGDLSNKGYELTLNANLMQKTDFSWNTTLTLSHNIQKIEKLSNQTYQTDAIYSGSLHGLPGMSGQYAQVIKEGYAPGSFWGPKSLGLDQNGEVVYENDGEAQYLGNAQPKFNLGFSMDLTYRNFDFQVSTYGMFGQKVLNATAMVLSDPNRLPVNNVTNSSLESGITSNAAYSSYWIEDASFLRLQNVTIGYNINTGKMGIKKCRIYVTGENLFVLTGYSGIDPEVNIDGLDNPGMDVYNYYPKTRTVTFGVNLSF, translated from the coding sequence ATCCTGGATATTGATTTCGGCTGGATTCGTTTTGATGGCTCCTCACGATTTGGTATCAATAACAAGTGGGGTTTGTTTCCTTCGGCTTCATTGGCATGGCGGATATCTGAGGAATCATTTATGAAGAGTTCTTCGGAGTGGCTGAGCTATTTGAAATTACGGGTTGGATACGGAATAACAGGAAACCAGGACGGCATCGGTGAATATAAATCTTTATCTCTCATTGGTGCTGGTGGTGCTCCTTATTACGATGCCGAAACCGGCAGCTGGAAACAATCCTACGGTATTATCCAAAACGCTAATCCAAATTTGAAATGGGAGTCAACTAGCCAATTAAATGTAGGTGTTGATTTCTCATTGTTTGATCGCATCAATGGTTCGTTTGAAGTATACCGGAAAAAAACGAGTGATCTTCTCTACACTTATGAAGTTCCGCAGCCACCGTATCTGTACGGAACAATCCTGGCAAATGTTGGCGACTTAAGTAACAAGGGCTATGAGTTGACTCTTAATGCGAATCTGATGCAGAAAACAGATTTTAGCTGGAATACAACACTGACTCTTTCACATAATATTCAGAAAATAGAGAAATTATCAAATCAGACTTATCAAACAGATGCCATCTATTCCGGCTCGCTTCATGGCCTTCCAGGTATGTCTGGTCAATATGCTCAGGTAATTAAAGAGGGGTATGCTCCCGGAAGTTTTTGGGGACCTAAAAGTCTTGGACTGGATCAAAACGGTGAAGTTGTTTATGAGAATGATGGTGAAGCCCAATATTTAGGTAATGCACAGCCAAAGTTCAACCTGGGATTTAGCATGGATTTGACCTACCGGAATTTTGATTTTCAAGTATCAACCTATGGTATGTTTGGGCAGAAGGTGTTGAATGCGACCGCGATGGTGCTCAGTGATCCGAATCGCTTACCTGTCAACAATGTCACGAATAGTTCACTGGAAAGTGGCATTACATCAAATGCAGCTTATTCAAGTTACTGGATTGAAGACGCTTCATTTTTGCGGCTCCAGAATGTTACCATTGGATATAATATCAATACCGGAAAAATGGGGATTAAAAAATGCAGAATCTATGTGACAGGTGAAAACCTTTTTGTGCTGACAGGATACAGTGGTATCGACCCTGAAGTGAACATAGATGGACTGGATAATCCGGGAATGGATGTATATAATTACTATCCCAAAACACGAACGGTAACTTTCGGTGTAAACCTTTCTTTTTAA
- a CDS encoding RagB/SusD family nutrient uptake outer membrane protein: MKKIIYIILLLPLLFFESCTNLDENLFDKVESADYGKTPDEIKTIIGNAYASLRGFNDGITISYPTCEYVFFLTEVSSEEACIATKVGGGWYDGGVYLEAQHHTWTPANRMLLSAWRYCFEGVSKVNSVIYQVDESNLTQEEKGAINVELRGIRAYYYYLLLDMFGNVPIVTDYQVAELPANSTRQQVFEFVESELKDIVNKLPSEAIYGRFTKNVAYALLGRLYLNAEVYTGTPRWQDCIDVCEKVSGYILEPDYFTNFLIQNEVSKENIFVIPYDSKSGTKGNYLQSMTIHEYQKFAISRTGNYPGSPNGLLSQPGLYSSFNDSDLRKKSLLEGKQINLSTGQVILLDDGSELDYTEEISDLNAAKPNEGVRMYKYEVKDGQGWERDNDWVLIRYSEILLMEAESYVRLGDPGMARPLVEQVRSRAGLSTPATIDLDFINNELKFEFVYEGHRRTDNIRFGDYFKPWWNKDATPSYRGIYPIPQSVMDKNTNLVQNPGY; encoded by the coding sequence ATGAAGAAAATAATATATATAATTCTGTTGCTGCCCCTGTTATTTTTCGAGAGCTGCACGAATCTTGACGAAAATTTATTTGATAAAGTGGAGTCGGCCGATTATGGAAAAACTCCTGACGAGATCAAAACGATTATCGGGAACGCATACGCTTCCTTAAGAGGATTTAATGATGGAATCACCATTTCTTATCCCACCTGTGAATATGTATTCTTTTTGACGGAAGTTTCCTCAGAAGAGGCGTGTATCGCGACCAAAGTAGGAGGTGGATGGTATGATGGCGGCGTTTATTTGGAAGCTCAGCATCATACCTGGACTCCGGCAAACCGAATGCTCTTAAGCGCCTGGAGGTATTGCTTCGAAGGTGTTTCAAAAGTTAACTCCGTAATTTATCAGGTCGATGAATCGAATCTCACGCAAGAAGAGAAAGGAGCTATTAATGTAGAACTGCGCGGTATCAGGGCTTATTATTACTATCTGCTTTTAGATATGTTTGGAAATGTTCCTATTGTAACCGACTATCAGGTAGCTGAATTACCTGCCAATTCAACCAGACAACAGGTTTTTGAATTTGTTGAATCAGAATTAAAGGACATCGTAAATAAATTGCCCAGTGAAGCTATTTATGGCCGTTTCACGAAAAATGTAGCCTATGCGCTCTTAGGAAGATTGTACTTAAATGCAGAAGTGTACACCGGAACTCCCAGATGGCAGGATTGTATAGATGTTTGTGAAAAAGTATCGGGTTATATTCTGGAACCAGATTATTTCACTAATTTCTTGATTCAGAATGAGGTATCAAAGGAAAATATTTTTGTGATTCCTTACGATAGTAAATCCGGAACAAAAGGTAATTATCTTCAATCGATGACCATTCATGAATATCAGAAATTCGCTATATCACGAACCGGAAATTACCCCGGAAGTCCCAACGGACTCCTCAGTCAGCCTGGTCTCTATTCCTCGTTTAATGATAGTGACTTACGGAAAAAATCACTGCTCGAAGGCAAACAAATCAATCTGAGTACCGGGCAGGTGATTTTATTGGATGATGGCAGTGAGCTTGATTATACTGAAGAGATTTCCGATTTGAACGCGGCAAAACCCAATGAAGGTGTTCGGATGTATAAATATGAAGTGAAAGACGGTCAGGGTTGGGAGCGTGACAACGACTGGGTACTCATTCGTTATTCTGAAATATTGTTAATGGAAGCTGAGAGTTATGTCAGGCTGGGAGACCCCGGAATGGCTCGACCGTTAGTTGAACAGGTTCGTTCCAGGGCAGGGTTGTCAACACCAGCAACAATCGATCTTGATTTCATTAATAATGAACTGAAATTCGAATTTGTGTATGAAGGACATCGTCGAACCGATAATATCCGTTTTGGAGATTATTTCAAACCTTGGTGGAATAAGGATGCGACACCTTCTTACCGTGGCATTTACCCTATTCCCCAGTCAGTGATGGATAAAAATACCAACTTAGTACAAAATCCCGGTTATTAA
- a CDS encoding glycoside hydrolase family 97 protein has protein sequence MKKYIYILLSILLMEGYVYADNAKKTVSSPDGRINVVFAVNNEGRPYYNVSFKDEPIIGNSFIAFRFKKAHELKNHIQMIDAQTRSVNEKWSRKWGPTIEVADHYNMLSVQLQEESRLGRRFNIIFKVYDNGLGFRYEFPEQKNLKDVQIMDEQTEFQLTGDNSCWWTPGDWDSYEHLYSHTKFSKIDDTPYLRDALISSYIPDIKAVSTPITMKTKEGTYLSFHEANLANYAGMTLSCNAEALKMTSALVAWEDGVKVKTKTPFVTPWRTIQISESPAGLIESNLIENLNDECKIEDTDWIHPQKYIGLWWAMHIGQYDWEMENNNHGTTTERSKEYIDFASKNGIESLLIEGWNDQHVEWIKNERKTIFDWVTAYPDFNFQEVVDYARSKGVKIIGQHETNGMVGNYMRDIDKAYDYFNQLGIETVKSGYVGQIIPATHYQQGQWMVENYRTALEKAAKHKLMLFVHETIKPTGLCRTYPNLMAEEAARGQEFNAWGKPGNNPSHTLILPFTRMLAGTMDFTPGIFDIKLEKYRENNQIPTTLAKQLALFVVFYSPVQMAADIIENYENNPAFQFIRDVPVDWDAQKVVNAEIGEYVTIARKEKGTKNWALGSITNESAREFDIPLSFLNDGITYSAFIYADGKDASWDKNPLDYSIHCERVTNQTVLKVKLAKGGGQAIYFKAME, from the coding sequence ATGAAAAAATACATTTATATATTGCTATCCATTCTTTTAATGGAGGGCTATGTCTATGCCGACAATGCTAAAAAAACGGTCAGTTCCCCGGATGGAAGGATTAATGTGGTATTTGCCGTGAATAATGAGGGACGGCCTTATTACAACGTTTCATTTAAGGATGAACCAATTATAGGCAATTCTTTTATCGCATTCCGGTTCAAAAAGGCACACGAGTTAAAAAATCATATCCAGATGATTGACGCTCAAACAAGATCAGTAAACGAAAAGTGGAGCAGAAAATGGGGCCCTACAATTGAAGTTGCGGATCACTATAACATGTTGTCGGTTCAACTTCAGGAGGAATCCCGGCTAGGCAGACGATTCAATATCATTTTTAAAGTGTATGATAATGGGCTGGGATTTAGGTACGAATTTCCGGAACAGAAGAATCTAAAGGATGTCCAGATAATGGACGAACAGACGGAATTTCAACTAACGGGTGACAATAGTTGCTGGTGGACCCCGGGTGATTGGGATAGCTATGAACATCTTTATTCGCATACGAAGTTTAGCAAAATAGATGATACACCCTATTTGAGGGATGCTCTCATCTCTTCATATATCCCTGATATAAAGGCGGTAAGTACCCCGATTACGATGAAAACGAAAGAAGGGACTTACCTGAGCTTTCATGAAGCCAACCTGGCCAATTATGCAGGGATGACTCTTTCGTGTAATGCGGAAGCATTAAAAATGACCAGCGCACTGGTCGCCTGGGAAGACGGAGTTAAAGTAAAAACAAAAACTCCTTTTGTAACGCCCTGGCGCACGATTCAAATCTCAGAATCGCCAGCTGGTTTAATTGAATCGAATTTGATTGAGAATCTCAATGATGAGTGTAAGATAGAGGATACGGATTGGATTCATCCCCAGAAATACATTGGCTTGTGGTGGGCCATGCACATCGGTCAATACGATTGGGAAATGGAGAACAACAATCATGGAACCACAACCGAAAGATCAAAGGAGTATATTGATTTTGCCAGTAAAAACGGTATCGAATCGTTACTCATCGAAGGCTGGAACGATCAGCATGTCGAATGGATCAAAAATGAACGGAAAACGATATTCGATTGGGTGACTGCTTATCCTGATTTTAATTTTCAAGAGGTAGTGGATTATGCCCGGTCTAAGGGAGTTAAGATAATCGGGCAACATGAAACCAACGGCATGGTCGGCAATTACATGCGGGACATTGACAAGGCCTACGACTACTTTAATCAGTTGGGTATCGAGACGGTGAAATCTGGTTACGTTGGACAAATTATTCCGGCAACTCATTATCAACAGGGGCAATGGATGGTTGAAAATTACCGGACCGCATTGGAAAAAGCCGCAAAGCATAAGTTAATGCTATTTGTTCATGAAACCATAAAACCTACCGGATTGTGCAGGACTTATCCAAACCTGATGGCGGAAGAAGCCGCCCGTGGCCAGGAATTTAATGCCTGGGGGAAGCCAGGCAATAACCCTTCGCACACATTAATTCTTCCTTTTACCCGGATGTTAGCAGGAACGATGGATTTTACTCCGGGAATTTTCGATATAAAACTGGAAAAATACCGCGAAAACAATCAGATTCCAACCACGCTGGCGAAGCAGCTGGCCTTGTTTGTCGTTTTCTACAGCCCGGTTCAAATGGCCGCTGATATCATTGAGAATTATGAAAATAATCCCGCCTTCCAGTTTATTCGTGATGTACCGGTTGATTGGGATGCTCAAAAAGTTGTGAATGCGGAAATCGGTGAATATGTAACCATCGCCAGAAAAGAAAAAGGGACCAAGAACTGGGCATTGGGAAGTATCACCAATGAGTCAGCCAGGGAATTCGATATTCCGCTCTCATTTTTAAATGATGGGATAACATATAGCGCGTTTATTTATGCCGATGGAAAAGATGCCAGTTGGGATAAAAATCCGCTCGATTATTCAATTCACTGCGAACGGGTAACCAACCAAACGGTACTGAAAGTGAAACTGGCCAAAGGAGGAGGTCAGGCAATCTATTTTAAAGCAATGGAATAG
- a CDS encoding glycoside hydrolase family 9 protein: MTNFAGCAAPHSLKDNRLKILMMKYCLFAVFVVLMTSCHSREESAWIRINQVGYMPDAVKNAVYVSNSDGGITEFSIFSADGDEKVYESEQVTEFPVWGPFQKSYRLNFSDWKEPGRYYIQVGEVKSPVFQIGNDVYAHMADYILQYMRQQQCGYNPFYKDSCHVKDGFIIYNPDKKIDSTHIDVIGGWHDATDYLQYVTTSANATYQMLFAYQQNPSVYGDHYQANGDPGSNGIPDILDQAKWGLDWLDKMNPSEGQMYNQIADDRDHIGFKLPDKDTADYGRGKGGERPVYFCTGKPQGSTAHQNNATGIASTAGKYASAFALGSKLLKKYYPEFSEKIFKKASEAYDFGKKNPGVCQTACYVSPYFYEEGNWVDDMELAAAQLYLLTKNDTYLEDAISYGKQEPFTPWMGADTARHYQWYPFINLGHYYLAYGTGDKEASLFDHYYQQGIQRVFNKGKNNPFFIGIPFIWCSNNLVVAMATQCNLYRKATGDEQYQEMEQSLIDWLFGCNPWGTSMIIGIPGNGDFPTQTHSGAVVLLNRQPLGGLVDGPIYRSIFEQHIGSGLSGEDPYRAFQSSVAVYHDDTGDYSTNEPTMDGTASLSYLLSALESEGRKENRD, from the coding sequence ATGACTAATTTCGCAGGTTGTGCTGCTCCTCATTCCCTTAAAGATAACCGGTTAAAAATATTGATGATGAAATATTGTTTATTCGCAGTGTTTGTTGTCCTGATGACATCCTGCCACTCCCGGGAGGAAAGTGCATGGATCAGGATTAATCAGGTAGGATATATGCCCGATGCAGTCAAGAATGCCGTCTATGTAAGTAATTCAGATGGAGGTATAACAGAATTCTCAATTTTCTCGGCTGACGGAGATGAAAAAGTTTACGAATCGGAGCAGGTTACCGAATTTCCGGTATGGGGACCTTTTCAAAAAAGCTACAGGCTCAATTTTTCCGATTGGAAAGAGCCTGGTCGGTACTATATTCAGGTCGGAGAGGTTAAATCCCCTGTTTTTCAAATAGGGAATGACGTGTATGCTCATATGGCGGACTACATTCTTCAGTATATGCGGCAACAGCAGTGTGGGTATAATCCGTTTTACAAGGATTCCTGTCATGTGAAAGACGGATTCATCATTTATAACCCGGACAAAAAAATCGATTCGACGCATATTGATGTAATCGGCGGATGGCATGATGCTACCGACTATCTGCAATATGTGACTACTTCAGCAAATGCCACCTATCAAATGCTTTTTGCCTACCAACAAAATCCTTCGGTTTACGGAGATCACTACCAGGCAAACGGGGATCCGGGGAGCAACGGTATCCCTGATATACTGGATCAGGCCAAGTGGGGACTTGACTGGCTGGATAAGATGAACCCCTCCGAAGGGCAGATGTACAATCAGATTGCTGATGACCGGGATCACATTGGCTTTAAACTGCCGGATAAAGACACGGCGGACTATGGCAGAGGAAAAGGTGGAGAGAGGCCTGTTTATTTTTGCACAGGTAAACCCCAGGGATCGACGGCTCACCAAAACAATGCAACAGGTATTGCTTCCACGGCCGGGAAATATGCTTCAGCTTTTGCCCTTGGAAGTAAGCTCCTAAAAAAATATTATCCGGAGTTTTCGGAAAAAATCTTCAAAAAAGCGTCGGAAGCTTATGATTTCGGTAAGAAAAATCCCGGGGTATGCCAGACGGCATGTTATGTGTCCCCTTACTTTTACGAGGAGGGTAACTGGGTCGACGATATGGAACTGGCTGCTGCTCAGCTTTATCTTCTGACCAAAAATGATACCTATCTGGAGGATGCCATAAGCTATGGCAAACAGGAGCCGTTTACTCCCTGGATGGGTGCCGATACCGCCAGACATTATCAATGGTATCCGTTCATCAATCTGGGACATTATTATTTGGCTTATGGGACAGGGGACAAGGAAGCTTCCTTGTTTGACCATTACTATCAACAGGGGATACAACGTGTTTTTAACAAAGGAAAAAATAATCCCTTTTTTATTGGAATACCTTTTATCTGGTGTTCCAATAATTTGGTTGTAGCTATGGCTACGCAGTGTAATTTGTACCGCAAAGCGACCGGGGATGAGCAGTACCAGGAAATGGAGCAGTCATTAATTGATTGGCTATTTGGCTGTAATCCCTGGGGTACCAGTATGATCATCGGAATTCCTGGAAACGGCGATTTCCCGACTCAGACTCATTCCGGAGCGGTCGTTCTGTTAAACCGGCAACCGCTTGGAGGATTGGTGGATGGCCCGATATACCGTTCCATTTTTGAACAGCATATTGGTTCAGGTTTATCAGGAGAAGATCCCTATCGGGCGTTTCAGTCTTCTGTAGCAGTGTATCATGATGACACAGGAGATTATTCGACCAATGAACCGACGATGGATGGTACGGCCAGTCTGAGCTATCTGCTTTCGGCTCTCGAATCGGAGGGAAGGAAAGAGAACCGGGACTGA
- a CDS encoding DUF5009 domain-containing protein, with product MVNETNTITGSKTSRVLSVDIMRGLTLFLMLFVNDLYEPGVPSWLVHTPADYDGMGLADWVFPGFLFMVGISIPFAITSRLSKGKSRQEIFTHILVRTFSLLLIGVLMLNMGSVNSTLTGMNHYWWSILVFVFIFLIWNRYPDLSQHKKLYAGLKLVGVVGLVVMVIIFRSGEPGHIGWLKTGWWGILGLIGWGYFAAGTSFLLVGERFWANTLVFLFFFVLNVLSQVGVLEFLNPVKPLLGILIQGNVPFIVMAGLLTGMLMKKYGTHYRKLLPVIISAGLLSLVMGFVLRNWFIISKIYATPSWGMLCNGISLLVFSALYYFLDVQKKSRWGSIFLPAGQNSLTTYLAPDILYFLVGGLGLHIFFYKQDHSALLAVGGSLLWALAMVGLTALLSKINIRLRL from the coding sequence ATGGTGAATGAAACCAATACAATAACCGGTAGTAAGACATCCCGCGTTTTGTCAGTTGATATCATGAGAGGACTGACGCTCTTTCTCATGTTGTTTGTGAATGACCTGTATGAGCCGGGAGTTCCTTCCTGGTTGGTGCATACTCCTGCCGATTATGATGGTATGGGATTGGCTGATTGGGTTTTCCCCGGATTCCTGTTTATGGTGGGTATCTCTATCCCGTTTGCTATTACTTCCCGTCTGTCTAAAGGAAAAAGCAGGCAGGAAATATTCACGCATATATTGGTACGTACCTTTAGCCTGTTGTTAATTGGTGTGCTGATGTTGAATATGGGCTCGGTAAATTCCACTCTGACAGGGATGAATCATTACTGGTGGTCGATACTGGTCTTTGTTTTCATTTTCCTGATATGGAACAGGTATCCTGATTTATCCCAACATAAAAAGTTGTACGCTGGTTTGAAGCTGGTGGGAGTGGTTGGGCTGGTTGTCATGGTGATCATTTTCCGTTCCGGAGAACCCGGACACATTGGTTGGCTCAAGACCGGCTGGTGGGGGATTCTTGGATTGATCGGATGGGGTTATTTTGCAGCCGGTACTTCTTTCCTCCTGGTCGGTGAACGATTTTGGGCAAACACCCTGGTATTCCTCTTTTTCTTCGTTCTGAACGTATTGTCTCAGGTGGGAGTACTGGAATTTCTTAATCCGGTCAAACCGCTGTTGGGCATTCTCATCCAGGGAAATGTACCGTTTATAGTCATGGCAGGATTGTTAACCGGGATGTTGATGAAAAAATATGGGACTCACTACAGGAAACTGCTGCCTGTGATTATTTCAGCTGGTCTGTTGTCCCTTGTTATGGGCTTCGTTCTAAGGAACTGGTTCATCATCTCTAAAATATATGCTACTCCCAGCTGGGGAATGCTTTGCAACGGGATTAGTTTACTTGTTTTCTCTGCTTTGTATTACTTTTTGGATGTACAGAAAAAAAGTCGTTGGGGCAGTATATTTCTTCCGGCCGGTCAAAATTCCCTAACTACGTATCTGGCACCGGACATCCTTTATTTTCTGGTTGGCGGACTGGGACTTCATATTTTCTTCTACAAGCAGGATCACAGCGCGTTGCTGGCTGTCGGTGGTTCATTGTTATGGGCTTTGGCCATGGTTGGACTTACTGCACTGCTTTCGAAAATTAACATTCGGTTGAGGCTATAA
- the nagA gene encoding N-acetylglucosamine-6-phosphate deacetylase, protein MKNYIVKNGRIILKDSILDGFDIVVENNTITDISQDVAVVGNFTIIDAKQAYVSPGFVEVHIHGCGTYGFDILDEGDLERAAGFLKQNGINTFVPTFQYNREVVNDVVRKIQQSSLLADIPGIYIEGPFISKEKKGGISADYIFDFDRERLEQIIGETGGLLKLMTIAPEKDGSREMAAYLNEHGVVPCYGHSNCEIKDVDIPGKYKTNITHLFNAMSGVSHKRSGLAMLPFINHDTFFELNGDGIHLNDETIRMCYSSLNREKLVMISDAVVSAGLEYGEYTSYNREIVSNEFGVRYKADNVLMGSNLLVNQILKRFVELTGASLYEAVRFVSYNPCQLLGIDHRRGSIEIGKDDDLILLDRELNVIGNLKNGYGE, encoded by the coding sequence ATGAAGAACTATATCGTTAAAAACGGAAGAATCATTCTGAAAGACAGTATTCTGGATGGTTTCGATATTGTTGTCGAAAACAACACCATTACCGATATCTCGCAAGACGTGGCAGTTGTTGGAAATTTCACGATCATTGATGCTAAGCAGGCATACGTCTCTCCAGGTTTTGTTGAAGTACACATCCACGGGTGTGGTACCTATGGTTTTGATATTCTGGATGAGGGCGACCTGGAAAGAGCTGCCGGGTTTCTGAAACAAAACGGAATCAATACGTTTGTGCCGACCTTCCAATACAACCGGGAGGTTGTGAATGATGTAGTCCGGAAAATTCAGCAATCCAGTTTGTTGGCGGATATCCCGGGAATTTACATTGAGGGCCCCTTTATCAGCAAGGAGAAAAAAGGTGGCATTTCAGCAGATTATATCTTCGATTTCGACCGTGAGCGGTTGGAACAAATCATCGGTGAAACAGGAGGGTTATTGAAACTAATGACCATCGCACCGGAGAAGGACGGGAGCCGGGAGATGGCTGCTTACTTAAATGAGCATGGTGTCGTTCCCTGTTATGGTCATTCGAATTGTGAAATAAAGGATGTAGATATACCGGGAAAGTACAAAACGAATATTACCCATCTTTTCAACGCGATGTCGGGAGTATCTCATAAACGGAGCGGACTGGCCATGCTGCCGTTCATTAATCACGACACTTTTTTTGAATTGAACGGTGACGGGATCCACTTAAATGATGAGACCATCCGGATGTGTTATTCCAGCCTGAACAGGGAGAAACTTGTTATGATTTCTGATGCGGTGGTATCCGCAGGGTTAGAGTATGGCGAATATACTTCCTATAACCGGGAAATCGTATCAAATGAATTCGGTGTCAGGTATAAAGCGGATAATGTTTTAATGGGCTCCAATCTTTTGGTCAACCAAATCTTAAAACGGTTTGTGGAACTGACAGGAGCTTCGTTGTACGAGGCTGTTCGGTTTGTATCTTATAATCCCTGCCAGCTTTTGGGAATTGACCACCGAAGAGGAAGTATTGAAATTGGTAAGGACGATGATTTGATTCTTCTGGATCGGGAATTGAATGTAATTGGGAATTTAAAAAACGGATATGGTGAATGA